CGGATGATGTCGAGCATCTGCGGAGTGTCGTTTTTGTGAAAAATGGTCAGACCTTCCGGAAATCCTCAGCCGTCGTGCGCGTGCTCTGGGAACTGGGCGGTGTGTGGAGTATGCTGGGAACTCTGCTGTGGCTGATTCCGAAGCCGCTGCGAGATGTGGGTTATCGGTTCGTGGCTCGAATCCGATATCGAATCTTCGGCAAGAAGTCTGCCTGCCGGCTGCCCACGCCGGAAGAACGATCGTGGTTCTATCCCTGATCTGCGTGACTTTCCGCTTTCACTATCTCCGATTCGCGAACTCTCCCAGAAGGATCTGCCGATGCTGTTGCGATTCCTGGCTCTGATTGTC
The genomic region above belongs to Rubinisphaera margarita and contains:
- a CDS encoding thiol-disulfide oxidoreductase DCC family protein; protein product: MTQATAEIDTTTHPLLLFDGVCGMCNSFVDFIVARDRRHVFRFAPLQGETAAQIATPDDVEHLRSVVFVKNGQTFRKSSAVVRVLWELGGVWSMLGTLLWLIPKPLRDVGYRFVARIRYRIFGKKSACRLPTPEERSWFYP